The proteins below come from a single Rosa rugosa chromosome 2, drRosRugo1.1, whole genome shotgun sequence genomic window:
- the LOC133733361 gene encoding YTH domain-containing protein ECT4-like isoform X2, whose translation MATVASLPPPADHFSLEASDLLQNLSLDSQATEAKISEPAKKANAVTTKLQSTDRTRTTTPSLKDSTMPYHPNGYASSAYYYGGYGGLEWGNNMNSVVYGYGYAPYNTYSTAGSPTVGSGQLYEQQYQYPPYFKQLTPKSGTPYMPNSAVPSKGGVSTTKDADQKSSPVGTANGISNGILSSVGLKENNLSDFSKYQNSSLNVKGSYEGYPDAVYGFDGLMSPIPWLEGSTFSNGQAKGMTGNTVNRTPSSKNQISRPNSPYMGLLPRLGYGLDTARGLSGMYANDLYGHNWNTYGLGMGFGSNSFGMARNGYGWTSLQNKCKSRGRGSTFRYGNQDIDGLEELNKGPRGKSYKAGVSVALNKANDEKDSTSTIPEGEQHSGADIIDNYSDAKFFIIKSYSEDDVHKSVKYNVWASTPNGNKKLNAAYQEAQEKASGCPVFLLFSVNASGQFVGLAEMVGPVDFDKNVEYWQQDKWTGCFPVKWHIVKDVPNSLLKHITLENNENKPVTNSRDTQEVKLEEGLKLIKLFKDHSGRTCLLDDFEFYEDRQKTIEEVKAKRQTRKKVLEEKPTDGRNDGTEEALVKSPESLGTALDLVKEPTPIDQSDEQVKPLENGSVAEAGDDVKGPQPVVEESEVIVTK comes from the exons ATGGCTACCGTCGCTTCACTTCCGCCGCCTGCCGATC ATTTTTCCTTAGAAGCTTCAGACTTGCTGCAGAATTTGTCATTGGATTCTCAGGCCACGGAGGCCAAAATTTCTGAGCCCGCCAAGAAG GCCAATGCTGTGACTACTAAGCTCCAGTCAACTGACCGGACTAGGACTACCACCCCATCACTGAAGGATTCAACCATGCCCTATCACCCTAATGGCTACGCCTCTTCTGCCTATTACTATGGAG GATATGGTGGACTTGAGTGGGGCAACAATATGAATTCT GTTGTCTATGGTTATGGTTATGCACCCTATAACACATATTCAACAGCAGGGTCTCCAACTGTGGGAAGTGGTCAGCTATATGAACAGCAGTATCAATATCCTCCCTATTTTAAGCAGCTGACTCCTAAAAGTGGTACACCCTACATGCCTAATTCAGCTGTTCCTTCCAAGGGGGGTGTTTCCACCACTAAGGATGCTGACCAAAAGTCCTCACCGGTAGGAACAGCTAATGGGATATCTAATGGTATTTTGTCCAGTGTGGGGCTGAAGGAAAATAATCTTTCAGACTTCTCCAAATATCAAAACTCATCTCTGAATGTAAAGGGTTCCTATGAGGGATACCCTGATGcagtttatggttttgatggtTTGATGTCTCCCATACCATGGTTAGAAGGGTCAACGTTTTCAAATGGACAGGCCAAGGGGATGACCGGAAATACAGTCAACAGAACTCCGTCTTCTAAGAATCAGATTTCCCGACCAAATTCTCCATACATG GGTTTGCTGCCAAGGTTGGGGTACGGTTTGGATACAGCTCGTGGACTTAGTGGGATGTATGCCAACGATTTATATGGTCATAACTGGAACACATATGGACTTGGTATGGGGTTTGGATCCAATAGTTTTGGTATGGCAAGAAATGGATATGGGTGGACCTCTCTCCAAAACAAGTGTAAGTCTAGGGGGCGTGGCAGCACCTTTCGCTATGGTAACCAGGACATAGATGGGTTGGAGGAGTTGAACAAAGGACCTAGAGGTAAGAGTTATAAAGCCGGGGTCAGTGTGGCGTTGAATAAAGCTAATGATGAGAAGGATTCAACTAGCACCATTCCAGAGGGGGAGCAGCACTCCGGAGCAGATATCATTGATAATTACTCAGATGCTAAGTTCTTCATTATAAAGTCATATAGTGAGGATGACGTTCATAAGAGTGTTAAGTATAATGTCTGGGCCAGCACACCAAATGGAAACAAGAAACTTAATGCCGCATACCAGGAGGCTCAGGAGAAAGCTAGTGGCTGCCCTGTATTTCTGCTCTTCTCG gtGAATGCTAGTGGTCAATTCGTTGGCCTAGCGGAGATGGTGGGGCCGGTTGATTTTGACAAGAATGTGGAGTATTGGCAACAAGACAAGTGGACTGGTTGTTTCCCTGTTAAGTGGCACATTGTAAAGGACGTACCCAACAGTTTGCTAAAGCACATTACCCTTGAAAACAATGAAAACAAACCTGTCACAAACAGTAGGGACACTCAAGAG GTCAAGTTAGAGGAGGGGCTTAAATTGATCAAACTATTCAAGGATCATTCTGGTAGAACATGCCTTTTGGATGATTTTGAGTTCTATGAAGATCGGCAAAAGACAATTGAGGAAGTTAAAGCAAAGCGGCAGACTCGGAAGAAG GTATTGGAGGAGAAGCCAACTGATGGAAGAAATGATGGGACAGAAGAGGCACTAGTCAAATCACCAGAGTCATTGGGAACTGCATTGGATTTGGTTAAGGAACCAACACCAATTGATCAGAGTGATGAACAAGTGAAGCCTTTGGAGAATGGCTCAGTTGCAGAAGCTGGAGATGACGTGAAGGGTCCACAACCAGTTGTTGAAGAGTCTGAGGTGATTGTAACAAAGTAG
- the LOC133733361 gene encoding YTH domain-containing protein ECT4-like isoform X1, producing the protein MATVASLPPPADHFSLEASDLLQNLSLDSQATEAKISEPAKKANAVTTKLQSTDRTRTTTPSLKDSTMPYHPNGYASSAYYYGGYGGLEWGNNMNSVVYGYGYAPYNTYSTAGSPTVGSGQLYEQQYQYPPYFKQLTPKSGTPYMPNSAVPSKGGVSTTKDADQKSSPVGTANGISNGILSSVGLKENNLSDFSKYQNSSLNVKGSYEGYPDAVYGFDGLMSPIPWLEGSTFSNGQAKGMTGNTVNRTPSSKNQISRPNSPYMGLLPRLGYGLDTARGLSGMYANDLYGHNWNTYGLGMGFGSNSFGMARNGYGWTSLQNKCKSRGRGSTFRYGNQDIDGLEELNKGPRGKSYKAGVSVALNKANDEKDSTSTIPEGEQHSGADIIDNYSDAKFFIIKSYSEDDVHKSVKYNVWASTPNGNKKLNAAYQEAQEKASGCPVFLLFSVNASGQFVGLAEMVGPVDFDKNVEYWQQDKWTGCFPVKWHIVKDVPNSLLKHITLENNENKPVTNSRDTQEVKLEEGLKLIKLFKDHSGRTCLLDDFEFYEDRQKTIEEVKAKRQTRKKKVLEEKPTDGRNDGTEEALVKSPESLGTALDLVKEPTPIDQSDEQVKPLENGSVAEAGDDVKGPQPVVEESEVIVTK; encoded by the exons ATGGCTACCGTCGCTTCACTTCCGCCGCCTGCCGATC ATTTTTCCTTAGAAGCTTCAGACTTGCTGCAGAATTTGTCATTGGATTCTCAGGCCACGGAGGCCAAAATTTCTGAGCCCGCCAAGAAG GCCAATGCTGTGACTACTAAGCTCCAGTCAACTGACCGGACTAGGACTACCACCCCATCACTGAAGGATTCAACCATGCCCTATCACCCTAATGGCTACGCCTCTTCTGCCTATTACTATGGAG GATATGGTGGACTTGAGTGGGGCAACAATATGAATTCT GTTGTCTATGGTTATGGTTATGCACCCTATAACACATATTCAACAGCAGGGTCTCCAACTGTGGGAAGTGGTCAGCTATATGAACAGCAGTATCAATATCCTCCCTATTTTAAGCAGCTGACTCCTAAAAGTGGTACACCCTACATGCCTAATTCAGCTGTTCCTTCCAAGGGGGGTGTTTCCACCACTAAGGATGCTGACCAAAAGTCCTCACCGGTAGGAACAGCTAATGGGATATCTAATGGTATTTTGTCCAGTGTGGGGCTGAAGGAAAATAATCTTTCAGACTTCTCCAAATATCAAAACTCATCTCTGAATGTAAAGGGTTCCTATGAGGGATACCCTGATGcagtttatggttttgatggtTTGATGTCTCCCATACCATGGTTAGAAGGGTCAACGTTTTCAAATGGACAGGCCAAGGGGATGACCGGAAATACAGTCAACAGAACTCCGTCTTCTAAGAATCAGATTTCCCGACCAAATTCTCCATACATG GGTTTGCTGCCAAGGTTGGGGTACGGTTTGGATACAGCTCGTGGACTTAGTGGGATGTATGCCAACGATTTATATGGTCATAACTGGAACACATATGGACTTGGTATGGGGTTTGGATCCAATAGTTTTGGTATGGCAAGAAATGGATATGGGTGGACCTCTCTCCAAAACAAGTGTAAGTCTAGGGGGCGTGGCAGCACCTTTCGCTATGGTAACCAGGACATAGATGGGTTGGAGGAGTTGAACAAAGGACCTAGAGGTAAGAGTTATAAAGCCGGGGTCAGTGTGGCGTTGAATAAAGCTAATGATGAGAAGGATTCAACTAGCACCATTCCAGAGGGGGAGCAGCACTCCGGAGCAGATATCATTGATAATTACTCAGATGCTAAGTTCTTCATTATAAAGTCATATAGTGAGGATGACGTTCATAAGAGTGTTAAGTATAATGTCTGGGCCAGCACACCAAATGGAAACAAGAAACTTAATGCCGCATACCAGGAGGCTCAGGAGAAAGCTAGTGGCTGCCCTGTATTTCTGCTCTTCTCG gtGAATGCTAGTGGTCAATTCGTTGGCCTAGCGGAGATGGTGGGGCCGGTTGATTTTGACAAGAATGTGGAGTATTGGCAACAAGACAAGTGGACTGGTTGTTTCCCTGTTAAGTGGCACATTGTAAAGGACGTACCCAACAGTTTGCTAAAGCACATTACCCTTGAAAACAATGAAAACAAACCTGTCACAAACAGTAGGGACACTCAAGAG GTCAAGTTAGAGGAGGGGCTTAAATTGATCAAACTATTCAAGGATCATTCTGGTAGAACATGCCTTTTGGATGATTTTGAGTTCTATGAAGATCGGCAAAAGACAATTGAGGAAGTTAAAGCAAAGCGGCAGACTCGGAAGAAG AAGGTATTGGAGGAGAAGCCAACTGATGGAAGAAATGATGGGACAGAAGAGGCACTAGTCAAATCACCAGAGTCATTGGGAACTGCATTGGATTTGGTTAAGGAACCAACACCAATTGATCAGAGTGATGAACAAGTGAAGCCTTTGGAGAATGGCTCAGTTGCAGAAGCTGGAGATGACGTGAAGGGTCCACAACCAGTTGTTGAAGAGTCTGAGGTGATTGTAACAAAGTAG
- the LOC133733361 gene encoding YTH domain-containing protein ECT2-like isoform X5, protein MATVASLPPPADQASDLLQNLSLDSQATEAKISEPAKKANAVTTKLQSTDRTRTTTPSLKDSTMPYHPNGYASSAYYYGGYGGLEWGNNMNSVVYGYGYAPYNTYSTAGSPTVGSGQLYEQQYQYPPYFKQLTPKSGTPYMPNSAVPSKGGVSTTKDADQKSSPVGTANGISNGILSSVGLKENNLSDFSKYQNSSLNVKGSYEGYPDAVYGFDGLMSPIPWLEGSTFSNGQAKGMTGNTVNRTPSSKNQISRPNSPYMGLLPRLGYGLDTARGLSGMYANDLYGHNWNTYGLGMGFGSNSFGMARNGYGWTSLQNKCKSRGRGSTFRYGNQDIDGLEELNKGPRGKSYKAGVSVALNKANDEKDSTSTIPEGEQHSGADIIDNYSDAKFFIIKSYSEDDVHKSVKYNVWASTPNGNKKLNAAYQEAQEKASGCPVFLLFSVNASGQFVGLAEMVGPVDFDKNVEYWQQDKWTGCFPVKWHIVKDVPNSLLKHITLENNENKPVTNSRDTQEVKLEEGLKLIKLFKDHSGRTCLLDDFEFYEDRQKTIEEVKAKRQTRKKVLEEKPTDGRNDGTEEALVKSPESLGTALDLVKEPTPIDQSDEQVKPLENGSVAEAGDDVKGPQPVVEESEVIVTK, encoded by the exons ATGGCTACCGTCGCTTCACTTCCGCCGCCTGCCGATC AAGCTTCAGACTTGCTGCAGAATTTGTCATTGGATTCTCAGGCCACGGAGGCCAAAATTTCTGAGCCCGCCAAGAAG GCCAATGCTGTGACTACTAAGCTCCAGTCAACTGACCGGACTAGGACTACCACCCCATCACTGAAGGATTCAACCATGCCCTATCACCCTAATGGCTACGCCTCTTCTGCCTATTACTATGGAG GATATGGTGGACTTGAGTGGGGCAACAATATGAATTCT GTTGTCTATGGTTATGGTTATGCACCCTATAACACATATTCAACAGCAGGGTCTCCAACTGTGGGAAGTGGTCAGCTATATGAACAGCAGTATCAATATCCTCCCTATTTTAAGCAGCTGACTCCTAAAAGTGGTACACCCTACATGCCTAATTCAGCTGTTCCTTCCAAGGGGGGTGTTTCCACCACTAAGGATGCTGACCAAAAGTCCTCACCGGTAGGAACAGCTAATGGGATATCTAATGGTATTTTGTCCAGTGTGGGGCTGAAGGAAAATAATCTTTCAGACTTCTCCAAATATCAAAACTCATCTCTGAATGTAAAGGGTTCCTATGAGGGATACCCTGATGcagtttatggttttgatggtTTGATGTCTCCCATACCATGGTTAGAAGGGTCAACGTTTTCAAATGGACAGGCCAAGGGGATGACCGGAAATACAGTCAACAGAACTCCGTCTTCTAAGAATCAGATTTCCCGACCAAATTCTCCATACATG GGTTTGCTGCCAAGGTTGGGGTACGGTTTGGATACAGCTCGTGGACTTAGTGGGATGTATGCCAACGATTTATATGGTCATAACTGGAACACATATGGACTTGGTATGGGGTTTGGATCCAATAGTTTTGGTATGGCAAGAAATGGATATGGGTGGACCTCTCTCCAAAACAAGTGTAAGTCTAGGGGGCGTGGCAGCACCTTTCGCTATGGTAACCAGGACATAGATGGGTTGGAGGAGTTGAACAAAGGACCTAGAGGTAAGAGTTATAAAGCCGGGGTCAGTGTGGCGTTGAATAAAGCTAATGATGAGAAGGATTCAACTAGCACCATTCCAGAGGGGGAGCAGCACTCCGGAGCAGATATCATTGATAATTACTCAGATGCTAAGTTCTTCATTATAAAGTCATATAGTGAGGATGACGTTCATAAGAGTGTTAAGTATAATGTCTGGGCCAGCACACCAAATGGAAACAAGAAACTTAATGCCGCATACCAGGAGGCTCAGGAGAAAGCTAGTGGCTGCCCTGTATTTCTGCTCTTCTCG gtGAATGCTAGTGGTCAATTCGTTGGCCTAGCGGAGATGGTGGGGCCGGTTGATTTTGACAAGAATGTGGAGTATTGGCAACAAGACAAGTGGACTGGTTGTTTCCCTGTTAAGTGGCACATTGTAAAGGACGTACCCAACAGTTTGCTAAAGCACATTACCCTTGAAAACAATGAAAACAAACCTGTCACAAACAGTAGGGACACTCAAGAG GTCAAGTTAGAGGAGGGGCTTAAATTGATCAAACTATTCAAGGATCATTCTGGTAGAACATGCCTTTTGGATGATTTTGAGTTCTATGAAGATCGGCAAAAGACAATTGAGGAAGTTAAAGCAAAGCGGCAGACTCGGAAGAAG GTATTGGAGGAGAAGCCAACTGATGGAAGAAATGATGGGACAGAAGAGGCACTAGTCAAATCACCAGAGTCATTGGGAACTGCATTGGATTTGGTTAAGGAACCAACACCAATTGATCAGAGTGATGAACAAGTGAAGCCTTTGGAGAATGGCTCAGTTGCAGAAGCTGGAGATGACGTGAAGGGTCCACAACCAGTTGTTGAAGAGTCTGAGGTGATTGTAACAAAGTAG
- the LOC133733361 gene encoding YTH domain-containing protein ECT4-like isoform X3 has translation MATVASLPPPADQASDLLQNLSLDSQATEAKISEPAKKANAVTTKLQSTDRTRTTTPSLKDSTMPYHPNGYASSAYYYGGYGGLEWGNNMNSVVYGYGYAPYNTYSTAGSPTVGSGQLYEQQYQYPPYFKQLTPKSGTPYMPNSAVPSKGGVSTTKDADQKSSPVGTANGISNGILSSVGLKENNLSDFSKYQNSSLNVKGSYEGYPDAVYGFDGLMSPIPWLEGSTFSNGQAKGMTGNTVNRTPSSKNQISRPNSPYMGLLPRLGYGLDTARGLSGMYANDLYGHNWNTYGLGMGFGSNSFGMARNGYGWTSLQNKCKSRGRGSTFRYGNQDIDGLEELNKGPRGKSYKAGVSVALNKANDEKDSTSTIPEGEQHSGADIIDNYSDAKFFIIKSYSEDDVHKSVKYNVWASTPNGNKKLNAAYQEAQEKASGCPVFLLFSVNASGQFVGLAEMVGPVDFDKNVEYWQQDKWTGCFPVKWHIVKDVPNSLLKHITLENNENKPVTNSRDTQEVKLEEGLKLIKLFKDHSGRTCLLDDFEFYEDRQKTIEEVKAKRQTRKKKVLEEKPTDGRNDGTEEALVKSPESLGTALDLVKEPTPIDQSDEQVKPLENGSVAEAGDDVKGPQPVVEESEVIVTK, from the exons ATGGCTACCGTCGCTTCACTTCCGCCGCCTGCCGATC AAGCTTCAGACTTGCTGCAGAATTTGTCATTGGATTCTCAGGCCACGGAGGCCAAAATTTCTGAGCCCGCCAAGAAG GCCAATGCTGTGACTACTAAGCTCCAGTCAACTGACCGGACTAGGACTACCACCCCATCACTGAAGGATTCAACCATGCCCTATCACCCTAATGGCTACGCCTCTTCTGCCTATTACTATGGAG GATATGGTGGACTTGAGTGGGGCAACAATATGAATTCT GTTGTCTATGGTTATGGTTATGCACCCTATAACACATATTCAACAGCAGGGTCTCCAACTGTGGGAAGTGGTCAGCTATATGAACAGCAGTATCAATATCCTCCCTATTTTAAGCAGCTGACTCCTAAAAGTGGTACACCCTACATGCCTAATTCAGCTGTTCCTTCCAAGGGGGGTGTTTCCACCACTAAGGATGCTGACCAAAAGTCCTCACCGGTAGGAACAGCTAATGGGATATCTAATGGTATTTTGTCCAGTGTGGGGCTGAAGGAAAATAATCTTTCAGACTTCTCCAAATATCAAAACTCATCTCTGAATGTAAAGGGTTCCTATGAGGGATACCCTGATGcagtttatggttttgatggtTTGATGTCTCCCATACCATGGTTAGAAGGGTCAACGTTTTCAAATGGACAGGCCAAGGGGATGACCGGAAATACAGTCAACAGAACTCCGTCTTCTAAGAATCAGATTTCCCGACCAAATTCTCCATACATG GGTTTGCTGCCAAGGTTGGGGTACGGTTTGGATACAGCTCGTGGACTTAGTGGGATGTATGCCAACGATTTATATGGTCATAACTGGAACACATATGGACTTGGTATGGGGTTTGGATCCAATAGTTTTGGTATGGCAAGAAATGGATATGGGTGGACCTCTCTCCAAAACAAGTGTAAGTCTAGGGGGCGTGGCAGCACCTTTCGCTATGGTAACCAGGACATAGATGGGTTGGAGGAGTTGAACAAAGGACCTAGAGGTAAGAGTTATAAAGCCGGGGTCAGTGTGGCGTTGAATAAAGCTAATGATGAGAAGGATTCAACTAGCACCATTCCAGAGGGGGAGCAGCACTCCGGAGCAGATATCATTGATAATTACTCAGATGCTAAGTTCTTCATTATAAAGTCATATAGTGAGGATGACGTTCATAAGAGTGTTAAGTATAATGTCTGGGCCAGCACACCAAATGGAAACAAGAAACTTAATGCCGCATACCAGGAGGCTCAGGAGAAAGCTAGTGGCTGCCCTGTATTTCTGCTCTTCTCG gtGAATGCTAGTGGTCAATTCGTTGGCCTAGCGGAGATGGTGGGGCCGGTTGATTTTGACAAGAATGTGGAGTATTGGCAACAAGACAAGTGGACTGGTTGTTTCCCTGTTAAGTGGCACATTGTAAAGGACGTACCCAACAGTTTGCTAAAGCACATTACCCTTGAAAACAATGAAAACAAACCTGTCACAAACAGTAGGGACACTCAAGAG GTCAAGTTAGAGGAGGGGCTTAAATTGATCAAACTATTCAAGGATCATTCTGGTAGAACATGCCTTTTGGATGATTTTGAGTTCTATGAAGATCGGCAAAAGACAATTGAGGAAGTTAAAGCAAAGCGGCAGACTCGGAAGAAG AAGGTATTGGAGGAGAAGCCAACTGATGGAAGAAATGATGGGACAGAAGAGGCACTAGTCAAATCACCAGAGTCATTGGGAACTGCATTGGATTTGGTTAAGGAACCAACACCAATTGATCAGAGTGATGAACAAGTGAAGCCTTTGGAGAATGGCTCAGTTGCAGAAGCTGGAGATGACGTGAAGGGTCCACAACCAGTTGTTGAAGAGTCTGAGGTGATTGTAACAAAGTAG
- the LOC133733361 gene encoding YTH domain-containing protein ECT4-like isoform X4 — protein MATVASLPPPADPSDLLQNLSLDSQATEAKISEPAKKANAVTTKLQSTDRTRTTTPSLKDSTMPYHPNGYASSAYYYGGYGGLEWGNNMNSVVYGYGYAPYNTYSTAGSPTVGSGQLYEQQYQYPPYFKQLTPKSGTPYMPNSAVPSKGGVSTTKDADQKSSPVGTANGISNGILSSVGLKENNLSDFSKYQNSSLNVKGSYEGYPDAVYGFDGLMSPIPWLEGSTFSNGQAKGMTGNTVNRTPSSKNQISRPNSPYMGLLPRLGYGLDTARGLSGMYANDLYGHNWNTYGLGMGFGSNSFGMARNGYGWTSLQNKCKSRGRGSTFRYGNQDIDGLEELNKGPRGKSYKAGVSVALNKANDEKDSTSTIPEGEQHSGADIIDNYSDAKFFIIKSYSEDDVHKSVKYNVWASTPNGNKKLNAAYQEAQEKASGCPVFLLFSVNASGQFVGLAEMVGPVDFDKNVEYWQQDKWTGCFPVKWHIVKDVPNSLLKHITLENNENKPVTNSRDTQEVKLEEGLKLIKLFKDHSGRTCLLDDFEFYEDRQKTIEEVKAKRQTRKKKVLEEKPTDGRNDGTEEALVKSPESLGTALDLVKEPTPIDQSDEQVKPLENGSVAEAGDDVKGPQPVVEESEVIVTK, from the exons ATGGCTACCGTCGCTTCACTTCCGCCGCCTGCCGATC CTTCAGACTTGCTGCAGAATTTGTCATTGGATTCTCAGGCCACGGAGGCCAAAATTTCTGAGCCCGCCAAGAAG GCCAATGCTGTGACTACTAAGCTCCAGTCAACTGACCGGACTAGGACTACCACCCCATCACTGAAGGATTCAACCATGCCCTATCACCCTAATGGCTACGCCTCTTCTGCCTATTACTATGGAG GATATGGTGGACTTGAGTGGGGCAACAATATGAATTCT GTTGTCTATGGTTATGGTTATGCACCCTATAACACATATTCAACAGCAGGGTCTCCAACTGTGGGAAGTGGTCAGCTATATGAACAGCAGTATCAATATCCTCCCTATTTTAAGCAGCTGACTCCTAAAAGTGGTACACCCTACATGCCTAATTCAGCTGTTCCTTCCAAGGGGGGTGTTTCCACCACTAAGGATGCTGACCAAAAGTCCTCACCGGTAGGAACAGCTAATGGGATATCTAATGGTATTTTGTCCAGTGTGGGGCTGAAGGAAAATAATCTTTCAGACTTCTCCAAATATCAAAACTCATCTCTGAATGTAAAGGGTTCCTATGAGGGATACCCTGATGcagtttatggttttgatggtTTGATGTCTCCCATACCATGGTTAGAAGGGTCAACGTTTTCAAATGGACAGGCCAAGGGGATGACCGGAAATACAGTCAACAGAACTCCGTCTTCTAAGAATCAGATTTCCCGACCAAATTCTCCATACATG GGTTTGCTGCCAAGGTTGGGGTACGGTTTGGATACAGCTCGTGGACTTAGTGGGATGTATGCCAACGATTTATATGGTCATAACTGGAACACATATGGACTTGGTATGGGGTTTGGATCCAATAGTTTTGGTATGGCAAGAAATGGATATGGGTGGACCTCTCTCCAAAACAAGTGTAAGTCTAGGGGGCGTGGCAGCACCTTTCGCTATGGTAACCAGGACATAGATGGGTTGGAGGAGTTGAACAAAGGACCTAGAGGTAAGAGTTATAAAGCCGGGGTCAGTGTGGCGTTGAATAAAGCTAATGATGAGAAGGATTCAACTAGCACCATTCCAGAGGGGGAGCAGCACTCCGGAGCAGATATCATTGATAATTACTCAGATGCTAAGTTCTTCATTATAAAGTCATATAGTGAGGATGACGTTCATAAGAGTGTTAAGTATAATGTCTGGGCCAGCACACCAAATGGAAACAAGAAACTTAATGCCGCATACCAGGAGGCTCAGGAGAAAGCTAGTGGCTGCCCTGTATTTCTGCTCTTCTCG gtGAATGCTAGTGGTCAATTCGTTGGCCTAGCGGAGATGGTGGGGCCGGTTGATTTTGACAAGAATGTGGAGTATTGGCAACAAGACAAGTGGACTGGTTGTTTCCCTGTTAAGTGGCACATTGTAAAGGACGTACCCAACAGTTTGCTAAAGCACATTACCCTTGAAAACAATGAAAACAAACCTGTCACAAACAGTAGGGACACTCAAGAG GTCAAGTTAGAGGAGGGGCTTAAATTGATCAAACTATTCAAGGATCATTCTGGTAGAACATGCCTTTTGGATGATTTTGAGTTCTATGAAGATCGGCAAAAGACAATTGAGGAAGTTAAAGCAAAGCGGCAGACTCGGAAGAAG AAGGTATTGGAGGAGAAGCCAACTGATGGAAGAAATGATGGGACAGAAGAGGCACTAGTCAAATCACCAGAGTCATTGGGAACTGCATTGGATTTGGTTAAGGAACCAACACCAATTGATCAGAGTGATGAACAAGTGAAGCCTTTGGAGAATGGCTCAGTTGCAGAAGCTGGAGATGACGTGAAGGGTCCACAACCAGTTGTTGAAGAGTCTGAGGTGATTGTAACAAAGTAG